From Sphingomonas sp. PAMC26645:
TTCGCTGCTCAGCCGAAGTCAGATGGAGGACGCGTGGGCCTGCGCGCTCGCGAACGAGCGGCTTCTGGCAGAAAACGCCGAAGGCCGTGAAGCCGTGCTTTCGAGCTTGATCGCGTGACGTTTCTCCCCGTCAAGGCGCGCCCCATATCGCCCGGTCGGATGCTGCTGGTCGGCGATTCCGGCGCCTTCGCGGTGGGCCCACGGTCGATCGTAGAGCGGCTCGGCACCGACGCGCTGACGCGTGAAGACCGGAAGTCGCTTGCCCGAGAAGGCCTGCTCGTGGCCGAAGGCGACGCTCTCGGACAGGTGGCGCACGGCCACGCAATTGCGCGCCGGGTCGGCGGTGCGGGGGCTCTCGACTATCTGATCCTCGTTCCCACGCTCCGATGCAATCTGAGCTGCAGTTATTGCCAGGTCTCTCGCGTGGCGGAGCGCAGCACGGGCTTCGACTGGAGCGACCGCACGCTGACGGCGGTCCTTGAGGTGATCGACGCGTTGGAGGTCGACCAGGTCAAGATAGAGTTCCAGGGCGGCGAGCCAACCCTGCGACCGGATCTGATCCGCGCGGTGATCGAGCGATGCGAACGCTTCGCCAGGCGCCAGTTCGTGATCTGCACCAATTTGCAGCGCCTCGGCGACGAGGTGATCGCGCTGTTCGACCGGCCGGACGTGTTCATCAGCACGTCGCTCGATGGCGACGTGTCGACGCACGCGCGGCAGCGCACGGGCGACGCCGCCACGACGGACACGTTCCTCGAGAACCTGCGGTTCGTCGTTGATCGATACGGGGCCACCAAGGTGTCCGCGCTGCCGACGGTCGATCCCGCCTGTCTGCCGGACATGGACGCGTTGATCGACAGCTACGTGGCGCACGGCATCGACAGCGTCTTCCTCAGGCCGATCAACTATCAGGGCTTCGCCCGCAAGCGACATGCCGAGGTCCGCGAGCTGGATGCGGCATGGCGAGA
This genomic window contains:
- the hxsB gene encoding His-Xaa-Ser system radical SAM maturase HxsB, which gives rise to MTFLPVKARPISPGRMLLVGDSGAFAVGPRSIVERLGTDALTREDRKSLAREGLLVAEGDALGQVAHGHAIARRVGGAGALDYLILVPTLRCNLSCSYCQVSRVAERSTGFDWSDRTLTAVLEVIDALEVDQVKIEFQGGEPTLRPDLIRAVIERCERFARRQFVICTNLQRLGDEVIALFDRPDVFISTSLDGDVSTHARQRTGDAATTDTFLENLRFVVDRYGATKVSALPTVDPACLPDMDALIDSYVAHGIDSVFLRPINYQGFARKRHAEVRELDAAWRDYHAAFVRRLIERNWTDRSRVLEETYFSICLRRVFQPGADRHVDLRDPNPVGVDYVVVDYDGHVYPTDEARMLTRSGVIDLAMGDVIQGWQGDMRDQLNAHATNRFDPTCQRCAYQPFCGRDLIDDLSRYGRIDMPRHETEFCRRHLAMFDLVFELIYSDEPAVRHSLARWLRLTGTPGRFGEVLS